The DNA segment actacattgcgtatgtcgacacataatatgacctttcttgtaccaaatatcaccaattttacgacaaacaatgcactaacttaagagaaaaataaatatttgtaagatagttcgcaccgtacgctataaccatcaaactgccaatggctgctctgtttaaacgtcgcatcaaaatggctgtcaaaacgggccaaaataagcaacataaaattaataattaaagtgctttttaacaccaatcttaggaaagtaagagtgttaaattgctttaaacatttttttgtacatattcacATTGAcacaaacattttctgacccgtattcgcgctgccgaaaataggaacacagcctgccgaaaataggaacaaactgccgaaaataggagcaaaatcaatgtttgcattttcacgaatatttatgaaaaggGGATTTGaaccggcaaataaaaaatattgtaacatactatgatagtttatcaaccagaataacaacactttcaagaaaaattatgaaaaatattgatgtgtgagcaatttttgtgaaactgctacactagcctgccgaaaactggtacagctaccctaaaatgtttttttttcctaacaAAACTGTCATCCTTCTGTCAATTGTCTTGCCCTTGAGGCGTCCGTAGTGTGCGATGTCAAATGAGCGTAGAAAACAATTCACACGTGTTTTGCCGGTAGAAGAGTTGTGTCGGAAAAGTTGTTAGTGAAAGCCCACtcatgaaaaagaaaagccgAAAGCCTCAACACAAACGGAACCGCGCAAAGTTGGAAGCACCGGTTGAAGATGAACCTGCTGCGATTAAAAATGCCccacactcgttcgtcataCGACGCGGAGAACGATGCTCATCGATTAGCAGACTGTCTCGTGATTTCCGCCGCATGATGGAACCGTTCACAGCATCGAACCTTCGTGAGAGACGCATCAACAAGGTGAAagattttgttcatttgtcCGGATTCTTCCACGTTTCGCACATGTGCGTATTTTCGCTATCGTCGCAAACACTGTCGCTCAAGATAATACGCATGCCGAAGGGCCCCACCCTGACGTTCAAGGTGTACCAGTACACTTTGGCAAAGGATGTTATTAGCAACTCGCGCAAGCAGTTTGTAGATGAAGAGTGCTTCAAAACGGCCCCACTGGTCATATTGAACAGCTTCAGTGGAGAAGGGAAACATTTGAAGCTAATGGCTAGCACGTTTCAAAACATGTTCCCTCCGATTAATCTCTCCACGATAAAACTCTCGTCTCTGAAACGATGCGTACTGCTATCATACAACCCGGTAAGCAAATTGATCGATCTTCGACACTACTCTGTCACAGTAGTTCCGGTAAATTTGAATCGAGGAGTGAAGAAGCTTGTAACGCGCAACATACCAAACTTGGGAAAGTTTGAGGATATAGCTGATTTTGTCGAGAAGTAAGTTCAAAGAGTGCAGTTTGCGAATAAGCAagttaaacaattttttttatacttcaCAGAGGACATCTTCTTTCGGAATCCGAAGCCGATGACGAAGAAGCACACGTTGTGCTAGCGCAGAATCTAAAGTGTGGAAATTTGGCCGAAAATCAATCATCTTTACGATTGCACGAGATTGGTCCTCGTATTACGATGCGGTTAATGAAGATAGAGGACGATCTTATGACGGGCGAAGTACTCTATCACGACTATATCGAAAAGGACGCGATCGAAGTGGAAGCTCTCCGCAAGAAGCGTGCTCAGCAGCGCCGACTAAAGGAGCAGCGCAAGCACAAGCAGgaagaaaatttgaaaaagaaagaaaacgacAAAAAGGAGCACCGTGCTAAAACGTCCAAGCAAGGCAAGAGCGGCGAAATAACGGAACAGGACAAGTTGCTGTTGAAAGATGCGGAGGAAGCTGTGGGCGATATATCGGATGAGGATGACCGCGAATACTATCGCAAGGAAATTGGCGACAATCCGGATGAAGAGTTGTTCGAATCGGCTGGAAGTGGCAACCGTAAACGACCGTTCATTCCGAAGGGATCAAACTATTCGCTTAAACCGAAAAAGCCTCGTATGGATAAGCGTAAACAGTACGAAGAAGACGACCGACTTGCCCGTCAGGACGGCAAGCGAAGAGGAAACGAAGGGAAGGATAAGAAAGGCAAGGCAGGGAAGTTTGCTAAAAAAGGGATGGGTGATGATTTTAGAGGGAAATCAAAGTATAATGGTGGCAAGAAAAACAATACTGGAGGAAAAAAGTCTGGTGGTAAGAAATCTTCGAAAAGAAAGTGAGACCTAAATAAAGCTATATACCTTATGACACGGGGTAATCTAGAGTTGGTTTATTGTTCATCCGCTGAAATTTCGCAAATTACTTACAACACCCAACCCGTAAAGAAGTTTATCTTCCAATGCGGACCATTCCGCTTTCTGTGCATCCTCAATAGCGGGAAGCAGTTTGCTGAGCTGCTCGTTCTCGACAATCGTTCGGCCGTGCAATTTAAGGAAGAGGCTAAGGTAGCTTTGCGCCAGCTCAAACTCCTTTCTCTGCCCTAACATGTAGACGATCATATGCATGAAAGCGCCCATCACCGGAAGGCTGCCACTCCCACTATTGAACGGTGTCAGATTGCGTATCTCATAGTCAATCATGGACGGGCCAAGCTTCATTAGATGGTCTATCGCTTTACCGTACTCCTCCGTAGTGAGTGCCGCGTTTAGCAGCCTTCCGAACGGGGTCAAATGATCTACCTGGTTAGATTCGATGATGCGCGATCCTCCTTCCGCGATTTTGCCACCAGCTGTCGTCGTGTTATCGCCGATTGTCGCTTGTAGATCGAATTCGAAATCCAGACCAGCCACGGTCGGCAGGAAGAATGGGGCTGATTTAGGTTTTTTCAGAGCTTGTCTTGGGCGGTTGCGCTTTTTAATGATATCCAAATTCAACAAATTCTGCCACCGAGATGCTGCCACATTGGACATGGTTATCAACTCACTAGATAGCTGGGGCGGTGAATTGTACTCGAGATTAATCTCTTCAAACACATCCTCCAGTTCATCAACTTCCATCTGCTTCGTGTTATACAGTGGGAAGCCAATTCCATCCTGCTGCTCATCGCATAAGGCGGTTGGCAAATCCAGCAATGGAGCATCGGACTCGGGCTTCAGTCCGCGCAGCGTGACATTCGTGAAAAGACTCTTGTTCGCCCAAAGGTTAATGCCTCGGTAGTCTACATGTGCTGTTGCCAGAAAATCGCCTGTCGGTGACATTGTGAGCGATGTGCACATGTGTGATACTCGGAAGTGATCGATCAGATAAGAAGAAGGAATATCCCACACTTTTACGACACAATCCTGAGCGGTTGTAATTAGCCAGCGGCTGTCGGGTGAAAAACAGGCGTCCGTTATGGTGCCACGATGTCCGTCGAACCGACGCACAATTACGCGAGTATCCAGATCCACTAGACGCAACGTGAAATCATCCAGTGCGACACAAAGGATAGCACTTTCCCGGTGCGTGCGAATAAGTGTTATGGGATCGCCCAAGTCCAACGTTTCGATCGGGGTTTTTACAACCGTCGTGTACGGTTGTTTGAAGCTCCAGAACTTTAACAGCCCGTCGGCTGCACCCGAAACAACCAACTGATTCAGATTGTCGCTCGACAAGCCCCGAATGTAGTCGTTATGAGCTGTTGGTGCACCATAACTAGCGCGATGAATGCCACTCTGTATATTGAAACGTTCCACGTGGCCGCTGGAGTAGCCGATGACGACAAAATTGCCACAATGACTCAAGCACAAACAGGTGGCCATTACACTGAAGtcctttttgtgctgtttgttttggaaagCCTCCGGTACGAGATGAAGGTCGCCCATACGTCGTTTATCATATGACCATGTAGTCACTTGAACTAGACCTTGATGAAGAGCGGCGATGCTATCCCACTCTTTATCCCGCGTCACTTCCGATGTAAAGTAGCTGATGGGTGGCATACGGAAGGGATCTTCGGATTTCTCTGCAATCAGATAACGATAGCAACTTAATACTAGGCtgtttttctccttttccaTTCAATGGGCAACAAACAATACTTACTCTTTTGCTTTTTAGAAGCTTTTCTGTTATAGCTAGCCTTCCCTAAGCTGCAGTTTAACGTTTCAGCTACAGTGCTGAAAATTCTCAACGAAGAATCTTCACCCGCTGATACTATATTCCGACCGGATGCACCATGATATCGGATGCACGTGGGCGGTGCGGCATGACCTTCGcggaaacgcaacaaacgtgcCCCACCATCGGACAGATCAAAAATCCACATTTTCAAAGAGTTGTCTGGCGAGCTCGTTACCAACAACGGTTCGTTAGGTAGAAAGTGAAGCCCGGTCACCGAATCATCGTGTGCCATCAGTGTCGATACGATGGTTTTTTCTTCCAAATCCCAAAACACAACCTGCCCGTTTGAACTGGCACTGGCCATGATGGCGGTACCATCGGTACGGAAGCTTATCGCTGTCACTGGTCCCCAGTCCTGGTGAACTTCCATCACCGGTTGATCGTACTGGATGTTGAGCAACACGATCCTTCCACTATGCAATCCTACGGCGATAACGTCCAGAGCGGGGGCTTGCTCCAGCTGCATTACTTTGCTATCGAAATCCGTAAATTTGTGCACCAATTTGCACGACTTCAAATTCCACAACTGCAGTCCCCCCTGGGCGCTACCAagcaaaattttgtttttatacgaCGCTGGATGCACGATGGCCGATATTTCAAACGTGTACGCCGCAAATGGGATCTCCAAGTACAGCTCCTGCGTGGACACGATCCATATCTTCAGCAGACTACTCTCATCCACTGATATGAGATGTTTGGCGAACGGCAACAGCAGACGTACCGGCTTCTCATGCCCGCGATACACTTTGCGCAGTTCCACGCTCGATCGCCATCCGTAGATGAGGTTGCCGGCGGCAACATACGTTAAGAACCCATCCGCGGCGATGGCAGTGATGTTGGCCGGATGAATTCGGCCAGTACGAATCAGACGAAAGCTGTTGCAGCCGTAAACGTGGAACGAACGTCCAACACAAGTGATCACAACATTCTCGCGCCTCTGGTCAATGTAGCGTACGTTGGGAGGTATATGATTGCTAACGTAGCCAAGGGCTCGGTTTGGTTGAAATAGATGGCTGCTATTCATGGTTCTATCTTACTTTTTTCGAAACAAATCGCACGCACGCCGATTCAATACATTCCGCAGCACAATAGCACGTGCACGACTGATTACAAAAACATTGTTGTCAGCTGTCAATTCAACGTGCCTAAGCAACAGTGGGACTTCTACGATCACGGAAAAATGAACGTTATTGTTTGGCAAACGTAACCATTATCAAAAGCGCTAGTAAGGCAgcggtctaatcttgttgcgcgcaacattgttgctcggcaacatatcgctgaggtggtctataaatgttgctggcaacatttcgctttgacattgtttagcgtaaaaaaattgccaattaacagctcagagtttattttttatcattcacttgttgaatgaagtgttgaaaattttgtttttacaccaaaaaatgtgttataaatgcttaaaatccaaatttagcggatgtcaacaaaacgcagactgctgctgtgtcatttcatacacccgattaccatggccaaggtaaatagaaaatgttgccagacaaaaatcaaattggtttgattttggccggcaacaaagttgcgctagctgtcaaaatccatacattttgccagcaacaatgttgcgcgcaacaagattagaccagTGCCTAATTAGAATAAAactgaataaaaacaatcccTAAATCTGGAATGAGTCAAGCCAAActcataaaatttcaagtaTTTCTCCCGATAGGATGTCAATTCCGGAAAAATTAGAAACGTTTCATGTGTCTAAAATGTCATGTGTTCACAATCATGACCAGATAGTCGACCTTTGTTCCTTCCAAGCTAGCTTTCAATTCCTCGCGCCCTTTGTTGTTTTGCCCGGCgaaaaagtattcgagtttgGTTCTGGTATTTTTGTGCATTTACCCTAGAAATTAGGAAATAAAGGTAAATTAACAGTGAACGAAATGGTTACGGTTAACCAGAAGCTTGAAGTAATGTGCTCACACTCTTATTTGCTTCGTAGGTTAGATCGTTGCTGTCCGGAAATGGATCCGGTCGGTTCGAAGGACTTGGCATTTCGTAAGATATGCACAGAACGCTTCGTAACATCGATATACTACTGCTTGTTGCAGCAGTATTTGCTGGTGACGATCTTTCTGCTGTTCATCAACTTTAGTATCCTGCATCCGATAAACTGGATCGTCGGAACCGTGCGACTGCTGGTATCGTTTTACCCATGGATCGCATCGGTTCCTTTGGCGATTGCGGTCGTCGTTCATGGAATAGTGCTTGCCAAGTCGTGTCTACTAGAGACTCGGTATCATTCAACGTACTGCCAGCAATTGTACCGGAATCTCATACAACGTTCGATACTTTTGCTTACCAATGGAACAATCGGTTGCTTGACGGCATGGCTATACACACGATTTCTGCGAGACGAGTACCGGCTTCTGTTCCTGCCCAGCGTACAAGACGATACTGTGTTCCTCAATGACCGTTTCGTATATCTGGTAATGAGTGGCGTGTTTGGTGGCTGTTACTTCTTCCTGCGGGAACAGCAAAACCCGGATGCCGTAGACTTCCCGATCATTCTGCTACCAAAAGTTGCTCAATACTGGAACAACCTTAGCAGTGTGTTAACCAAATCGATGCGAAAATCAGTGATTGGCATGTTTATCTACTTTAGCTTCTACTACACCTTTTCTTGTCTTTTCCGGCATAAGCTAGCTTCTGTTTTGGGAGGCGCGCGACTGCAGGAAGAATCGACGCTGTACAGCTTCTGCAGTATCGTGATGGATATTCGCTTGTTGGTGTATACTTGGTTGTTTTCGGCGCTCATATTAAGCAACATAAATTTGATGCACGTGTTGTTCGGTATTTTTCTTGCCGAGCCTCAAAACTTCCGCATTGAAACAAGCGCATTTCAGGCGAATGATGAGCCATTGCTTGCGGACGCACTAGCATATAAGCAAATTCCGATAGTACAGCAACTAGCGGTCGAGGATTTGTTTGCCATCGCCGAGGCACAGTGTTTGAATCGCCGAAAACAGCTGTTCTCATTAACAGTACCTGGTGGTCACCCAAACAACTGGCGAAAATTGTACGATGTGTGCATGAAATTGATCGGCGATTTTACCCAGGAGCTAGACCAATCAATCGGCGGTATTGAACTGAAGCCTGCACCACCAATGGTCCTAATGGGAGGCGTTTTGCGACCAACGGCATCGATGGATAAGGATCGGTTTCTAAAGAAACAATACAATCAAAACTTTGGCATCCGGAGCTTATCAACGCCAACGTTACCTGGCACGCCGTCCAGCGAAAGTAATAAACAGGAAGCGAAATCTGAAGGAAAGCGTGAGAGTAAGGCCATGCTTTTTGCATCGATGTTAAAGCGTATACCAGGCTACGATTTCTTGTTTACGGAGTCAAAATCAGCCAAAAGCCATTATCTGCTCTCTGTTCAATCGCAGCTGATAGTGAAAgtcgttcaaagtttggtagcCATTGCAAGCCGTTCTCTCTACGAGGACTCGTACGGTGTCTTACAAAACGACTTGCCATGCATCGTTCATGCTTTACTGGAGCTGAAAAAGGTTGTCGATAAGATCGGTTCCATTAATCTGGATGTGAAGAAAGTCGATCGGAACTATATTGCTTTAAAAGGGGCCGTTAAGAAGAGCTTATATCGGTTTACCACGGCATTCGGACCGTATATCAAGCATCTTGTAATAGAACCAGAGGACATAAAAGCCCTGCAGGGGTTTGTAAACTTCCGTGAAGTTTGATTTAGCATAGGAATCTTCTTTCAGATGTATAACAAAATGTCCCTGCTTGATCGAAGAATATGTCAAATGAAGTGTTGAACATAAAATGTatcatttgtatgaaaaactACAACATTGCATTGTATTTCTAAGCGTTTTAGAGAATTAGCACGGTGTGTAATGTGTATTGCATACTCGTAAAGATGGTTCATTACTTCGGCAGCAACTGAAAATTTATGATGTTATTATAATTGACAGTAAGAATTTGAACTTTTGcacatttaaaattaataaaattatatccATCTTCGTAAAAGATGGAAATCAATACGTAGAAgtctttaaaacaaacattataCTGAAATTTACGTTAAAACCATTAACATTGTTTAATATATACTATGAGTGAAAAGTTTGGAAATGCATAtgattataaataaaattaaaaaagaaatctATGTTATTTCACTGCTTCGGTGATGTAGAGATGTTTTTGTATGTCGTTTGCGACCGATATACGGATAATCTTTCAAATTTGAATCATAATAAAAGTTTCCTGTCCTACCCCTATTGACAGTGCATCGTAGTTTTTTCTGTAATTTTTACAATCGTCAGATTAGAAATTAATAGATTTTTTTGCAGTTACTTCGTATTATTGAATGGTTGAAATTATATTCAGTACTTGTAGTGCGAATATAATCTGAtgattataaataaaaaaaactccttttTAGTCGTGAAAACCTATTGTTTTCCTGTGCTGTGTTGTAGGAAGCATACGTCAATGcaaacatgtcaaaaatgCGTATATTATGCGACCCGGTTTCCTCTGAACTTAAACGTACGAGCAAGAGTGCCCAACACTACAAAAATTTGCGGGAGGAGAAAACGATACGTCGTTCATAAAAATCGGTAATATACAGAGCAAATTTGTGATAAATTATTTGACTGACCCATATCGTGCAATGAAAAAAGTTCATCTAGAACTGTGACAAGCAGTTAGGTTGTGTATTTTGAGTAACCTGCGTTGTACAGTATATCTCGTAATTGCTTTCTCTTCTCTGTGCGAAGTGGCTGCTTAAATGGGcagacattttgtttttcgatgACCGTATTCTTTCCATCAGTGCGGTGAATGATGTTTCCTACGATGTCGTGAAATTTCCCCTAGAAGAACTAACCCACGGTAGAAAAATCTGTACGGGACAATCTCGTTGAACTTGTAATCGTCCCATACGAATGGAAAACTACGATCTAAGCGTGTAAATTGATGGGCGTAGGGTTCATCGTCATAGGTTTGATTCGATCTTTGTCCCCTTTGCAGCAGATTGATGGCGTCAAATGGGCAGAAATGAGCTTATTATCAATGGCCGGAGGAAGTGCGTTCTCTGTAGTGTGTGATTCAAGATTAGATCATTTGTATGAATTATTCCTAGCCCTCATCGCCTTGACTGTGGTGAACTATATGCAAGTCAGTGGCGAAAGTTTACTTGACGTCCACGAATTCGAACAcgtccactgctgctgctactgctgctgcagttgccACGgcaaattttttgcgacatcAAAAACTACTTGTACCAGAGTGTACCCCACGTCGCAGCCAAAACGAGAGTAAAGAGTGGAAGAAATTTCGTCTGCGTGAAACTCGCGGCTAATGGAAATCTATGTGTAAAAAGAGGAAATGGTTCACCACTAGGAGAAACAAgatataatattttttgtagtttCGATGTGAGTAAGGAATTTTGTCGAGAGCCACCATTGAAAAGGAACGAAATCGTCGGCAAattgtatttatatttaatgtgCCTATGATGAACTTGAATTGAAGCAAATAATTAAATGTGGCAGAGTCGCTGTGCACTTACCCGTGATTAGCAGTTCGTacggaaagaaacaaaatcgtaaCTTTTTAGGCCCTTTTGTGGAAACGCAgatgcacaaaaacaaagtaCCAGAAGGAGGAAGTGTTTCTTTGTGGTAGTGTAGGATAGCAATGATTCGGTATGTGTAGTGGTGGTGTTCATGTGCAAGGAGATGCAGTTCCTTTTCGGTTGTGTCCGTAGGGCtttgttattaatttttgCTTCGTATATTCTCTTCAGTTCTGCTTTCCACTCGAGATTAACCTTCTGGAAGGTGCAACAGAATTTGGGGAGGTTTTCTTGTGTAGTAGTTTTGTTCAAAGGCAGAATGGATGCGTGTTTTCTGTTCTGGTTTCATTTGCGAATGGTTCTTCAAAGTGCGTTCAAGTTCCTTCTTCTAATATCTACATTCTCCTTGATAGGAAGAAGCAATTAAAGCAATAAAGAGGCAGACCGGTTAAAGCGCAGCTTGCTACGAGAGCTCTGTGTGAAAACAGTGCTTATACAAAGAAGATATCTAATATAGTGAAGAAAACATAAACCACAGCGGCGGCAGGATGGGCAATCGTGATGATGaatatgattatttattcaaaGGTAAGCATGACTTCAGTCGTTTGTACATTTAGAATGTAAACCATTTCCATATTATTGtgagtgatgatgatgatgataatgattaCAAATCTAAAGGGCTAGTTTGTTTTGAATCCTTAAATTGTATGGTGTTCATGTATTCATTGTCTTTGGGTGCGCACAGTGACCTTATTATACATTGCGAGTAAAATCGGAGCAAGTTGAGCAATGAAAGTGTCCATTTGAAGCTAGAGGTTTTTGGAATCGGTCGTTATGGGCGAGACAAAGGCCTGAACGGTTTGCAGCGATGTAGCGTAAAGCAGGATGGAAGAATGAagtggatgatttttttcttcgtgtGCGCTTATCAACTGCTAATAcatatgtgtgtatgaaagAATGTTGAAACATGACATTTGACCAGCCAATGAACAATTATATCAAGGTCATTAGGGTCTCAGGCTTGTTAAATTTGGTCAACTTTGTTCGGGTTTCTTTAAAACGCTACTCACAACAAAGATGAGAGTAGTCAGTATGGTGGTAGAGCAATGGTTT comes from the Anopheles coluzzii chromosome 2, AcolN3, whole genome shotgun sequence genome and includes:
- the LOC120953858 gene encoding protein Peter pan, translated to MKKKSRKPQHKRNRAKLEAPVEDEPAAIKNAPHSFVIRRGERCSSISRLSRDFRRMMEPFTASNLRERRINKVKDFVHLSGFFHVSHMCVFSLSSQTLSLKIIRMPKGPTLTFKVYQYTLAKDVISNSRKQFVDEECFKTAPLVILNSFSGEGKHLKLMASTFQNMFPPINLSTIKLSSLKRCVLLSYNPVSKLIDLRHYSVTVVPVNLNRGVKKLVTRNIPNLGKFEDIADFVEKGHLLSESEADDEEAHVVLAQNLKCGNLAENQSSLRLHEIGPRITMRLMKIEDDLMTGEVLYHDYIEKDAIEVEALRKKRAQQRRLKEQRKHKQEENLKKKENDKKEHRAKTSKQGKSGEITEQDKLLLKDAEEAVGDISDEDDREYYRKEIGDNPDEELFESAGSGNRKRPFIPKGSNYSLKPKKPRMDKRKQYEEDDRLARQDGKRRGNEGKDKKGKAGKFAKKGMGDDFRGKSKYNGGKKNNTGGKKSGGKKSSKRK
- the LOC120953856 gene encoding WD repeat-containing protein 36 is translated as MNSSHLFQPNRALGYVSNHIPPNVRYIDQRRENVVITCVGRSFHVYGCNSFRLIRTGRIHPANITAIAADGFLTYVAAGNLIYGWRSSVELRKVYRGHEKPVRLLLPFAKHLISVDESSLLKIWIVSTQELYLEIPFAAYTFEISAIVHPASYKNKILLGSAQGGLQLWNLKSCKLVHKFTDFDSKVMQLEQAPALDVIAVGLHSGRIVLLNIQYDQPVMEVHQDWGPVTAISFRTDGTAIMASASSNGQVVFWDLEEKTIVSTLMAHDDSVTGLHFLPNEPLLVTSSPDNSLKMWIFDLSDGGARLLRFREGHAAPPTCIRYHGASGRNIVSAGEDSSLRIFSTVAETLNCSLGKASYNRKASKKQKKKSEDPFRMPPISYFTSEVTRDKEWDSIAALHQGLVQVTTWSYDKRRMGDLHLVPEAFQNKQHKKDFSVMATCLCLSHCGNFVVIGYSSGHVERFNIQSGIHRASYGAPTAHNDYIRGLSSDNLNQLVVSGAADGLLKFWSFKQPYTTVVKTPIETLDLGDPITLIRTHRESAILCVALDDFTLRLVDLDTRVIVRRFDGHRGTITDACFSPDSRWLITTAQDCVVKVWDIPSSYLIDHFRVSHMCTSLTMSPTGDFLATAHVDYRGINLWANKSLFTNVTLRGLKPESDAPLLDLPTALCDEQQDGIGFPLYNTKQMEVDELEDVFEEINLEYNSPPQLSSELITMSNVAASRWQNLLNLDIIKKRNRPRQALKKPKSAPFFLPTVAGLDFEFDLQATIGDNTTTAGGKIAEGGSRIIESNQVDHLTPFGRLLNAALTTEEYGKAIDHLMKLGPSMIDYEIRNLTPFNSGSGSLPVMGAFMHMIVYMLGQRKEFELAQSYLSLFLKLHGRTIVENEQLSKLLPAIEDAQKAEWSALEDKLLYGLGVVSNLRNFSG
- the LOC120953857 gene encoding nucleoporin Ndc1 codes for the protein MDPVGSKDLAFRKICTERFVTSIYYCLLQQYLLVTIFLLFINFSILHPINWIVGTVRLLVSFYPWIASVPLAIAVVVHGIVLAKSCLLETRYHSTYCQQLYRNLIQRSILLLTNGTIGCLTAWLYTRFLRDEYRLLFLPSVQDDTVFLNDRFVYLVMSGVFGGCYFFLREQQNPDAVDFPIILLPKVAQYWNNLSSVLTKSMRKSVIGMFIYFSFYYTFSCLFRHKLASVLGGARLQEESTLYSFCSIVMDIRLLVYTWLFSALILSNINLMHVLFGIFLAEPQNFRIETSAFQANDEPLLADALAYKQIPIVQQLAVEDLFAIAEAQCLNRRKQLFSLTVPGGHPNNWRKLYDVCMKLIGDFTQELDQSIGGIELKPAPPMVLMGGVLRPTASMDKDRFLKKQYNQNFGIRSLSTPTLPGTPSSESNKQEAKSEGKRESKAMLFASMLKRIPGYDFLFTESKSAKSHYLLSVQSQLIVKVVQSLVAIASRSLYEDSYGVLQNDLPCIVHALLELKKVVDKIGSINLDVKKVDRNYIALKGAVKKSLYRFTTAFGPYIKHLVIEPEDIKALQGFVNFREV